ATCGAACAGAAGGTGGCCGAACGAACGGTGGAACGCTGCCTCGAGCTCTACCGCCAAGCGTGGGAAAGAGCCGCCAGCCTCAGCATCAAACTGGAGAGCTTTGAGGCGGACCCTCGGCTCGCGCAGATCGCCTCGGCAAGTGAGACATGCCTGCTCTTCTCATGGGAGATCCTCGTTAAAGATACCAGTTTTGGGATCAACATCTGCCTGCCGCTTTTCGTTCTTGATCCTTTGCTGCGGCAGCTGGCCACTCACAACTGGTTGACGGCCTCCGCAAGGCGGAGCACCCCCGAGACCAAGCGGCAGATCGGCGAAGTGCTCGAGGCCACTACCATGACAATGCGCGTGTATTTGGGCCATACGAGCATTACCCTCAAGGAGCTCCTGGATCTGCAGATTGGCGACGTTCTGGTGTTGGATCAGAAGATCAATGAGGGCCTGCTCGTGGAGGTGAACGGGGCGAGACTTCTCCTGGGTAAGGGGGGTGTGGTGGGGCGGAGCAGAGCGGTGCAAATCATCGACTGGATTGACAACGAGGTGTAATGGCCATGGATGCAAGGGACGCCAGTTTCCGAGACCTAATCGCCAAGTTGGCCGAGGCCAGTACTGC
This DNA window, taken from Calditrichota bacterium, encodes the following:
- a CDS encoding FliM/FliN family flagellar motor switch protein → IEQKVAERTVERCLELYRQAWERAASLSIKLESFEADPRLAQIASASETCLLFSWEILVKDTSFGINICLPLFVLDPLLRQLATHNWLTASARRSTPETKRQIGEVLEATTMTMRVYLGHTSITLKELLDLQIGDVLVLDQKINEGLLVEVNGARLLLGKGGVVGRSRAVQIIDWIDNEV